CTTGAAGCAGCACATCGCTCTCGCCGATCGTCGGCCGGGCGATCTGACGCACTTCGACGCTGAACTTTTCCGATGCGAAATTGACGACGGCGGATTCGCTCATGGGTGACCTCGTTTCGATGATTTTATGACGTCGACTTTGAAGATGAACCCACCGGGACATCGCCATGCTCATGCACGCGATCGCAGATCATGCGCAGCGAGGCCGCCAGATTGCCGTCCGCGGTTTTGAATGCATCGGCGTCGATCGTCAGCGGCGCGCCAAGCACGACCAGCGGGGCGCCGTAGCCCGGCGTCGCCACCGCCTGCTCGATCGACAATCCGCCGACCGCCTGCACGGGCACGTCGACCGCCGCCACGACCTGGCGAAGCTGATCGAGCGGGCTGGGCATGCGCTGGCCCCGGGCTCCGATGCCGCGCCGTTCGTCGTAGCCGATGTGATGCACGATGTAGTCGCAGCCGAGGTCGGCGAGCTGCTTCGCGGCGTCGACCATGTCGGCGCAGCCGAGGTTGTCGCCCATGACCTTGATGTTCAGATCGCGCCCGGCTTTGACGACGCAGCGGATCGTCTCCTCGTGCGCCCGGGCCATGACGACGACATGCGTCGCTCCGGCCCTGGCCATCACCTCCGCTTCCAGATACCCGCCGTCCATCGTCTTGAGGTCCGCCACGATCGGCGTATCCGGCCAGCGCTCGCGCAGCGCCCGCACGCCGTGCATCCCCTCCGCCAGGATCAGCGGCGTCCCCGCCTCCAACCAGTCCACGCCCGCATCCAGCGCCATCTGAGCCGTCGCCAGCGCCTCGTCAAGCTCGATGATATCGAGGGAAATCTGCACAATCGGTCGCATGGGCGGCCTCGTCAAAACATGTTGTTTGGAATCGTATCTTGCAATGCCACATGATCTTGTTAAGATCATGCATGATGCATGATACGGATTCCACCATCACTGTCAATCGCCGCCTCAACCCCTCCCCCTCGAAGGGGGAGGTTGGGAGGGGGATTTCGAATGGGGCAACGCACAAATTGCCGGACTGCGCTGCGCGAATCAATCCCTCCCCCAGCCCCCTCCCTTCAAGGGAGGGGGATTTCGACTACGAAGGACGTTTTCATTGATCGATGATGTCGCCACGCATTCGAATCCCTCCCCCGGCCCCTCCCTTCGAGGGAGGGGTGATTCATCCGCCGTCCCCCCGCCGCGCACGACGATGCGGACGCTCGCAGGGCGGGTTCATCATGAACTGCGCAAGCGCATTCTCGGCGGCGTCATCGCCCCGGGCACGCGGTTGATCGTCGACAAGCTCGCGGCGGAATTTGATGTGAGCATCACGCCGGTGCGCGAAGCGATGCGTTTGCTCGAGCGCGACGGGCTGATCGCTTTTCGCCCTCACTGCGGCGCGACGACGACGTTGCCGTCAGCGGAGCATTTCGCGGACCTCAATGCCGTGCGATCGGCGCTGGAGCCGGTGGCGACCCGTGCGGCATGCGCCCGGCTGTCGCAACCCGATTTCGTCCGGCTCGATCAGACGCTCGCCGTGGGCTACGCCTGCATCGCCAGCGATGCGGATGTGGATGCCTGGCTCGATGCCGACCAGCGCTTTCACGCCCTGCTCGTTCATCGCAGCGGCAACGCGCTGCTGGAGGAAATCCTCGGCCAGCTCTATGACCGCATCCGCCTGCACCGCGAAATGTATTTCATCAGCCCCCAGCGCCTCGCGCAGTCGGTGCATGAACACGCCGTCATCATCGAAGCCCTCCGCGCTCGCGATGCCGACAAGGCGGGCGACCTCATGTCGCAGCACATGCACTCGCACGTCCCGCTTCAGTCGTAATGCTTACCCCCTCTCCCACCGGGAGAGGGCTGGGGTGAGGGTGGCTGCGGATGGAGGCGCGCTGCAAATCGAAACCAGCCGGTACTTGAACGCACCCTCTCCCGGAGGGAGAGGGAATGAAGACCACTCACTTAAGCGTCATCAAATACGCCACCAGATCGCGCATCTCCTCCTTCGTCAGCGCCGCCGAAAGGCCCATCGGCATGACGGAGACGTCCATGAGTTTGCGGTCGGTGAGGTCGTCGGTGTTGATCGTGAAGCGCTGGCCGGCGGGGTCGACGAAGGTCTGTTTGCCGTTCTGACCGCCCTGCGGGAGCATGATGCCCATGAGCGTCTTGCCGTCCTTCATCGTCATGACATTCGCGACGAACTGCGGGGCGATTTCGCGGCTCGGTGTCAGAATCGATTCGAGCAGCCAGCGCGGCGTCG
The window above is part of the Planctomycetota bacterium genome. Proteins encoded here:
- a CDS encoding D-arabino 3-hexulose 6-phosphate aldehyde lyase, which produces MRPIVQISLDIIELDEALATAQMALDAGVDWLEAGTPLILAEGMHGVRALRERWPDTPIVADLKTMDGGYLEAEVMARAGATHVVVMARAHEETIRCVVKAGRDLNIKVMGDNLGCADMVDAAKQLADLGCDYIVHHIGYDERRGIGARGQRMPSPLDQLRQVVAAVDVPVQAVGGLSIEQAVATPGYGAPLVVLGAPLTIDADAFKTADGNLAASLRMICDRVHEHGDVPVGSSSKSTS
- a CDS encoding FCD domain-containing protein → MRTLAGRVHHELRKRILGGVIAPGTRLIVDKLAAEFDVSITPVREAMRLLERDGLIAFRPHCGATTTLPSAEHFADLNAVRSALEPVATRAACARLSQPDFVRLDQTLAVGYACIASDADVDAWLDADQRFHALLVHRSGNALLEEILGQLYDRIRLHREMYFISPQRLAQSVHEHAVIIEALRARDADKAGDLMSQHMHSHVPLQS